The following coding sequences are from one Microbacterium wangchenii window:
- a CDS encoding dihydrofolate reductase family protein → MAGTIHIDLFSTLDGVMQAPGARDEDPEGGFAYGGWQAPIDDDAVGEDVMAGIGRMDALLLGRRTYDIFAAYWPMYEGPGSQIARKFNAIPKYVASRGTPDLSWQGSQLLGRDIPAAVAELRERHDEVHVVGSVDFARTLVAEGLFDVLNLWVYPVVLGPGKRLFPENGPARGLRLLEPPAAGPQGALLLRYGPGSAEVATGQFD, encoded by the coding sequence ATGGCCGGGACCATCCACATCGATCTGTTCAGCACCCTCGACGGGGTCATGCAGGCGCCCGGCGCGCGCGACGAGGATCCGGAGGGCGGATTCGCCTACGGCGGCTGGCAGGCGCCCATCGACGACGACGCCGTCGGCGAGGACGTGATGGCGGGCATCGGCCGCATGGACGCGCTGCTCCTCGGGCGCCGCACGTACGACATCTTCGCGGCGTACTGGCCGATGTACGAGGGGCCGGGGTCGCAGATCGCCCGCAAGTTCAACGCGATCCCCAAGTACGTCGCATCCCGTGGCACGCCCGATCTGTCGTGGCAGGGATCGCAGCTGCTCGGCCGCGACATCCCGGCGGCGGTGGCGGAGCTGCGGGAGCGCCACGACGAGGTGCACGTGGTCGGCAGCGTCGACTTCGCCCGCACGCTCGTGGCCGAGGGACTTTTCGACGTGCTCAACCTGTGGGTGTACCCGGTCGTCCTGGGGCCGGGCAAGCGTCTGTTCCCCGAGAACGGGCCGGCGCGGGGCCTGCGCCTGCTCGAGCCGCCTGCGGCGGGACCGCAGGGCGCGCTTCTGCTCCGCTACGGGCCCGGGTCGGCCGAGGTGGCCACCGGGCAGTTCGACTGA
- a CDS encoding NADPH-dependent FMN reductase produces MTSYTIGYIVGSISSTSINRRLAQALESLAPDNVTLVEIPIKDLPFYSTDFDADFPQVATDFKQAIKDVDGVLIVTPEYSRSIPGVLKNALDWAARPYGDGAFDHKPVAVIGTSGSPIGTAAAQQHLKAILLHLNAPTLGQPEGFIQSHPGLLTDGGEIADDTTAGFLRGYLEAFTALVSRYSAGAERSEARAA; encoded by the coding sequence GTGACCTCGTACACGATCGGCTACATCGTCGGCAGCATCTCCAGCACGTCCATCAATCGCCGCCTGGCGCAGGCACTGGAGTCCCTCGCCCCCGACAACGTGACCCTCGTGGAGATCCCGATCAAGGACCTCCCCTTCTATTCCACCGACTTCGACGCGGACTTCCCGCAGGTGGCCACCGACTTCAAGCAGGCCATTAAGGACGTGGACGGCGTGCTCATCGTCACGCCCGAGTACAGCCGCTCGATCCCCGGCGTACTCAAGAACGCGCTGGACTGGGCCGCCCGTCCCTACGGAGACGGCGCCTTCGACCACAAGCCCGTCGCCGTCATCGGCACGTCGGGCAGCCCGATCGGCACCGCCGCTGCCCAGCAGCACCTCAAGGCGATCCTCCTCCACCTCAACGCGCCCACCCTGGGCCAGCCGGAGGGCTTCATCCAGTCGCACCCGGGTCTGCTGACCGACGGTGGCGAGATCGCCGACGACACCACCGCCGGCTTCCTGCGCGGCTACCTCGAAGCCTTCACCGCGCTGGTGTCCCGTTACTCCGCGGGCGCGGAGCGCAGCGAGGCCCGCGCGGCCTGA
- a CDS encoding sensor histidine kinase — translation MTPAQQRTDVILAVVVFLGALLSAVLSSISGLYGDEQGEMALAVAYAFALAVPLAVRRRWPATVAVIVSVAYFAAVTLRIPELYAGNIAVFLALFTVGAWSVDRRRATIVRIAIIAGMFVWLAVVTFQDVTSPATEEALAEAGSLSPFVAFTLLTVLINVLFFGGAYYFGDRAYAQMRERRELEERTRELEREREVTAAQAVALDRVRIARELHDVVAHHVSLMGVQAGAARAVMARDPEEARRILEAVEASARESLGELRQLLATLRTPGADPEPETGPTTRGLTGLAALVEESTAAGLPATLTVVGQPAEVPDLVQLNLYRIAQEALTNARRHAGPDATADVRLRYGAGSVELEIVNTGRARPAQTGLGQVGMRERAAASGGTIEMGPRARGGYLVRVNVPLTGRVAADV, via the coding sequence ATGACCCCCGCGCAGCAGCGCACCGACGTGATCCTCGCCGTCGTCGTGTTCCTCGGCGCCCTCCTCAGCGCCGTGCTGTCGTCGATCTCCGGCCTGTACGGCGACGAGCAAGGGGAGATGGCCCTCGCCGTCGCCTACGCCTTCGCACTGGCCGTGCCCCTCGCCGTCCGGCGGCGCTGGCCGGCCACCGTCGCTGTGATCGTCTCGGTCGCCTACTTCGCCGCCGTGACCCTGCGCATCCCCGAGCTGTACGCCGGGAACATCGCGGTGTTCCTCGCCCTGTTCACTGTGGGCGCCTGGTCGGTCGACCGCCGGCGAGCGACGATCGTGCGCATCGCGATCATCGCCGGCATGTTCGTGTGGCTCGCCGTCGTCACCTTCCAGGACGTCACCTCACCGGCGACCGAGGAGGCACTCGCGGAGGCGGGGAGCCTGTCGCCGTTCGTCGCGTTCACACTGCTGACGGTGCTGATCAACGTCCTCTTCTTCGGCGGCGCGTACTACTTCGGCGATCGCGCGTACGCCCAGATGCGCGAACGCCGCGAACTCGAGGAGCGCACGCGCGAACTCGAGCGGGAACGCGAGGTCACCGCCGCGCAGGCGGTCGCCCTCGATCGTGTGCGGATCGCGCGCGAGCTGCACGATGTCGTGGCCCACCACGTCTCGCTCATGGGGGTGCAGGCCGGCGCCGCGCGCGCCGTGATGGCCCGCGACCCCGAGGAGGCGCGCCGCATCCTCGAGGCCGTCGAGGCGTCGGCTCGCGAGTCGCTCGGAGAGCTGCGTCAGCTGCTGGCCACCCTCCGCACGCCTGGGGCCGATCCCGAGCCCGAGACCGGGCCCACGACCCGCGGGCTCACGGGGCTGGCGGCGCTCGTGGAGGAGTCCACCGCGGCGGGGCTGCCCGCCACGCTCACGGTGGTCGGCCAGCCGGCGGAGGTGCCCGATCTCGTGCAGCTGAATCTGTACCGCATCGCACAGGAGGCCCTCACGAACGCGCGGCGTCATGCCGGCCCGGATGCCACGGCCGACGTGCGCCTGCGCTACGGCGCCGGGTCGGTCGAACTGGAGATCGTCAACACCGGTCGCGCCCGCCCTGCGCAAACGGGTCTCGGACAGGTCGGTATGCGCGAGCGCGCGGCCGCATCGGGGGGCACGATCGAGATGGGTCCGCGCGCGCGTGGCGGGTATCTGGTGCGTGTGAACGTGCCGCTGACCGGACGGGTGGCGGCGGATGTCTGA
- a CDS encoding response regulator — translation MSEIRVLLVDDHAMMRAGFRTILSLEDDIVVVGEAATGAEAVAAASALSPDVICMDVQMPDMDGLEATRAIVADPAVAAAVLIVTTFDRDEYLFAALDAGASGFLLKNAGPEQLVSAVRVVAGGDALLAPEVTRRVIARFSQPAEAAAEAAPEAARPPVALAEPLTEREAEVLRLMADALSNAEIAERLFIGEATVKTHVSNVLQKLGARDRVQAVVIAHRSRLV, via the coding sequence ATGTCTGAGATCCGGGTACTGCTGGTCGATGACCACGCCATGATGCGGGCGGGCTTCCGCACGATCCTCTCGCTCGAGGACGACATCGTCGTGGTCGGCGAGGCCGCCACCGGCGCCGAAGCGGTGGCCGCCGCATCCGCGCTCTCCCCCGACGTGATCTGCATGGACGTGCAGATGCCGGACATGGACGGCCTCGAGGCCACGCGCGCGATCGTGGCCGACCCGGCGGTGGCGGCGGCGGTGCTCATCGTCACGACCTTCGACCGCGACGAGTACCTGTTCGCCGCGCTGGATGCGGGAGCCAGCGGCTTCCTGCTCAAGAACGCCGGCCCCGAGCAGCTGGTCTCCGCCGTGCGCGTGGTGGCCGGCGGCGACGCGCTGCTCGCGCCGGAGGTGACCCGGCGCGTGATCGCGCGGTTCTCCCAGCCCGCCGAGGCCGCTGCTGAGGCCGCCCCGGAAGCCGCGCGACCGCCGGTGGCCCTGGCCGAACCCCTCACCGAACGCGAAGCGGAAGTGCTCCGCCTCATGGCCGACGCACTGAGCAACGCCGAGATCGCCGAGCGTCTGTTCATCGGGGAGGCGACGGTCAAGACGCACGTGTCCAACGTGCTGCAGAAGCTCGGCGCACGCGACCGCGTGCAGGCCGTGGTCATCGCGCACCGGTCGCGCCTGGTGTGA
- a CDS encoding ABC transporter ATP-binding protein, with protein MLQLESITKSYGGRRVLDDVSFEIVPGRLTGFVGGNGAGKTTTMRIALGVLAKDAGTVLLEGREVTTADRRRFGYMPEERGLYPKMKVGEHIAYLARLHGFSKSDATAKAEALLHRLGLSERLNDLVETLSLGNQQRAQIAAALVHDPEVLILDEPFSGLDPLAVDVVAAVLQERAAAGAAVLFSSHQLDVVERLCDDLVIIAGGRIRAAGSRDTLRAEHSGHRFELVSAGDAGWVREQPGITVLDFAGGYALFEADDDGAAQRVLRHAVERGDVASFAPQRPTLAEIFKEVIR; from the coding sequence GTGCTCCAGTTGGAGAGCATCACCAAGAGCTACGGCGGGCGCCGCGTGCTCGATGACGTGAGCTTCGAGATCGTCCCAGGGCGCCTGACCGGCTTCGTCGGCGGCAACGGCGCCGGCAAGACCACCACGATGCGGATCGCCCTCGGGGTGCTCGCGAAAGACGCCGGCACGGTCCTGCTGGAGGGGCGTGAGGTCACAACGGCCGACCGCCGCCGCTTCGGGTACATGCCCGAGGAGCGGGGCCTGTACCCGAAGATGAAAGTCGGCGAGCACATCGCCTACCTCGCGCGTCTGCACGGCTTCAGCAAGTCCGACGCGACGGCAAAGGCCGAGGCACTGCTGCACCGGCTCGGGCTCTCCGAGCGGCTGAACGACCTCGTCGAGACGCTGTCGCTGGGAAACCAGCAGCGCGCCCAGATCGCCGCGGCGCTCGTGCACGACCCGGAGGTGCTCATCCTGGACGAGCCGTTCTCGGGCCTGGATCCACTGGCCGTCGACGTCGTCGCCGCCGTCCTGCAGGAGCGCGCCGCCGCCGGTGCGGCCGTGCTGTTCTCTTCGCACCAGCTCGACGTCGTCGAGCGGCTGTGCGACGACCTCGTGATCATCGCCGGTGGCCGCATCCGTGCCGCCGGCTCCCGCGACACGCTGCGTGCCGAGCACTCGGGGCACCGCTTCGAACTGGTGTCGGCGGGAGACGCGGGCTGGGTGCGCGAGCAGCCCGGCATCACGGTGCTCGACTTCGCCGGCGGCTACGCCCTGTTCGAAGCCGACGACGACGGGGCCGCACAGCGCGTGCTCCGCCACGCCGTCGAGCGCGGCGACGTCGCCAGCTTCGCCCCGCAGCGCCCCACCCTCGCCGAGATCTTCAAGGAGGTCATCCGATGA
- a CDS encoding ABC transporter permease translates to MSTTPSSPSEWQSAWLVAEREIGSKLRSKAFVISSAILLIAALASVLWGGFAAANSADEGIPVAVTSQTERDVEGLEGLDVTVADDADAATELVADGTVDAALLPDDSGTGFDFKIVADDGVPSGLMAMLSQSPTVELLDPSGGMDGILRYFVALGFGIVFLMAASIFGSTIATSVVEEKQTRVVEILISAIPVRSLLAGKVIGNTILAMAQIIALAAIAVVGLSITGQTEVLAGLGAPLLWFAVFFFFGFVLLAALFAAAGAMVSRQEDIGATTTPLTMLIMAPYFLVIFFNDNPLVLGIMSYVPFSAPVGMPLRQYLGTAEWWEPIVSLVILAATCVAAIWVGARIYQNSLLRMGARVKLAEALRG, encoded by the coding sequence ATGAGCACCACACCCTCATCCCCCAGCGAATGGCAGAGCGCGTGGCTCGTGGCCGAGCGTGAGATCGGCTCGAAGCTGCGCAGCAAGGCCTTCGTCATCTCTTCCGCGATCCTGCTGATCGCCGCTCTCGCCTCCGTGCTGTGGGGCGGTTTCGCCGCCGCCAACAGCGCCGACGAGGGCATCCCTGTGGCCGTCACGAGCCAGACGGAGCGCGATGTCGAGGGTCTGGAAGGGCTCGACGTCACCGTCGCGGACGACGCGGATGCCGCGACCGAACTCGTCGCGGACGGCACCGTCGACGCGGCCCTCCTACCCGACGACTCCGGCACCGGGTTCGACTTCAAGATCGTCGCCGACGACGGCGTGCCCAGTGGGCTCATGGCGATGCTCAGCCAATCACCGACGGTCGAGCTGCTCGACCCGAGCGGCGGCATGGACGGCATCCTGCGCTACTTCGTCGCGCTCGGCTTCGGCATCGTCTTCCTCATGGCGGCGTCCATCTTCGGTTCCACGATCGCGACGAGCGTCGTGGAGGAGAAGCAGACGCGGGTCGTGGAGATCCTCATCTCCGCCATCCCCGTGCGCTCGCTCCTGGCCGGCAAGGTCATCGGCAACACGATCCTGGCGATGGCCCAGATCATCGCGCTCGCAGCGATCGCCGTGGTCGGCTTGTCGATCACGGGGCAGACCGAGGTGCTCGCCGGCCTGGGCGCGCCGCTGCTGTGGTTCGCGGTGTTCTTCTTCTTCGGATTCGTCCTGCTGGCGGCACTGTTCGCCGCGGCCGGCGCGATGGTGTCGCGCCAGGAGGACATCGGCGCCACCACGACGCCGCTGACGATGCTGATCATGGCGCCGTACTTCCTGGTGATCTTCTTCAACGACAACCCGCTGGTGCTGGGCATCATGTCGTACGTGCCGTTCTCGGCGCCGGTCGGGATGCCGCTGCGGCAGTACCTCGGAACCGCCGAGTGGTGGGAGCCGATCGTGTCTCTGGTAATCCTCGCGGCCACGTGCGTGGCGGCCATCTGGGTCGGGGCCCGGATCTACCAGAACTCGCTGCTGCGGATGGGTGCGCGCGTGAAGCTCGCCGAGGCGCTGCGCGGCTGA